From Parasteatoda tepidariorum isolate YZ-2023 chromosome 1, CAS_Ptep_4.0, whole genome shotgun sequence, one genomic window encodes:
- the LOC122268380 gene encoding techylectin-like protein yields the protein MGWWLFTCITTWFMLVESCTNSTECDRNIKSKILLNNALDMLTKAKESYIECPAAKPIDCEEILLSGCNESGPYVIWPRSRVTARKSIDVYCDMETDGGGWTVIQRRGNFSRPQDYFYQNWANYKSGFGHIEKDFWLGNDKIFALTNQNLYSVRFELKSVDGESRYALYDKFWIDDEINKYTLHIEDYSGNAGDSMLKVHNNARFSTKDVKNNPGKTHCAQTYKGGWWYNECHTANLNGLYLGGKHKTYADGINWISWKGYYESLDETEIKIRSKTFKKRN from the exons aT gGGTTGGTGGCTATTCACTTGTATAACTACTTGGTTTATGTTAGTTGAAAGCTGCACGAATTCTACAGAATGTGATCgaaatattaaatctaaaattcttctaaataatGCATTGGATATGTTAACGAAAGCTAAAGAGAGTTACATAGAAT gtCCTGCAGCTAAGCCAATAGATTGCGAAGAGATACTTCTGTCTGGTTGCAACGAGAGTGGGCCATATGTAATCTGGCCTAGAAGTAGAGTTACTGCAAGAAAATCAATTGACGTTTATTGTGATATGGAAACAGATGGAGGAGGGTGGACG GTAATTCAAAGACGAGGAAATTTTTCACGACCGCAAGATTACTTTTACCAAAATTGGGCAAATTACAAATCTGGTTTTGGTCATATTGAAAAGGACTTTTGGCTAG GTAATGACAAAATTTTCGCATTGACGAACCAAAATCTCTATTCAGTtcgttttgaattaaaaagtgtGGACGGAGAAAGCAGGTATGCCTTGTATGACAAATTTTGGATAGATGACGAAATAAACAAGTACACGTTGCATATTGAGGACTATAGTGGAAATGCAg GTGACTCCATGTTGAAAGTTCACAACAACGCGCGATTTTCAACAAAAGACGTTAAAAACAATCCTGGCAAAACTCACTGCGCTCAAACTTACAAGGGCGGATGGTGGTATAATGAGTGTCATACTGCTAACTTAAACGGATTATATTTGGGAGGAAAACACAAGACTTACGCTGATGGAATCAACTGGATCAGTTGGAAAGGCTATTACGAATCACTGGATGagactgaaataaaaatcaggTCCAAGACTTTTAAGAAAAGGAATTAG
- the LOC107440606 gene encoding techylectin-like protein, protein MMLLHLLILLASILATCSGKNPAVECEDNNKGLTYLNLASDLIGKARDNYPNCSNAKPYLYSKPIDCEEWLLMGFNKSGSYKIEPKSRLLNGKSIDVYCDMETDGGGWTVIQRRGNFLRPKDYFYQDWSSYKTGFGHIERDFWLGNDNIFALTNQKLYSVRFDLKDVEGDKKYALYDIFWIDDEIQKYTLHIQDYSGDAGDSMEMHKNMKFSTKDADNDLQINQHCSQKYKGAWWYNTCHTANLNGLYLRGKHDSFADGVIWESWKGYKESLDTTEIKIRSKNFKHKPFVKECAEIPQ, encoded by the exons ATGAT gcTTCTCcatctgttaattttattgGCCAGTATTTTGGCAACTTGTAGCGGAAAGAACCCTGCAGTGGAATGTGAAGATAACAATAAAGGCCTTACGTATTTGAATCTGGCAAGTGACCTGATTGGAAAAGCTAGAGACAATTATCCAAatt GCTCGAATGCTAAACCTTATTTATACTCAAAGCCAATAGATTGTGAAGAGTGGCTGCTAATGGGTTTTAACAAGAGTGGATCGTATAAAATTGAACCAAAAAGCAGACTATTGAATGGGAAATCAATAGACGTATATTGTGATATGGAGACTGATGGCGGTGGCTGGACA GTTATTCAAAGGCGTGGGAATTTCCTTAGACCTAAAGATTACTTTTATCAAGACTGGTCAAGTTACAAAACAGGTTTTGGCCACATAGAGAGAGATTTCTGGTTAG GTAATGACAACATATTTGCTTTAACAAATCAAAAGCTCTATTCAGTACGCTTTGATCTGAAAGACGTGGAAGGAGATAAGAAATACGCTCTGTATGACATATTTTGGATTGATGATGAGATTCAGAAGTATACGCTACACATACAAGACTACAGTGGTGATGCTG gtGATTCAATGGAGAtgcacaaaaatatgaaattctcaACTAAAGATGCTGATAATGATCTTCAGATAAATCAACATTGCTCTCAGAAATATAAAGGTGCCTGGTGGTACAATACCTGCCACACAGCGAATTTAAATGGACTGTATCTTCGGGGAAAACATGATAGCTTTGCAGATGGCGTGATCTGGGAAAGTTGGAAGGGTTATAAGGAATCCTTAGACACTACTGAAATCAAAATAAGATCCAAGAACTTCAAACACAAACCTTTTGTTAAGGAATGTGCGGAAATTCCACAATAG
- the LOC107445003 gene encoding techylectin-5A gives MELYLLLLSAVLMTVCDCNNYFERSAISKTNCPKPIDCEGWLLNGYNKSGTYTIWPRNRVLQVESLDVFCDMDTDGGGWTVIQRRGNYSRPKDYFYKNWSSYKSGFGDIEKDFWLGNDNIFALTNQKLYSARFDLKDIRHAKRYALYDKFWTDDEAHNYTLHIEDYTGDAGDAMKTHNNMQFSTKDVKNDLNGKDSCAHIFRGGWWYNACHNANLNGLYLPGEHPSYADGVSWIIWKGGHESLASAEIKIRSKNFRKRRVAFECNN, from the exons at GGAGCTGTATCTGTTATTACTCTCTGCTGTATTGATGACAGTCTGCGATtgcaacaattattttgaac GTTCTGCTATATCCAAGACAAATTGCCCGAAACCAATTGATTGCGAAGGCTGGCTTCTAAATGGATACAATAAAAGTGGAACTTACACAATTTGGCCGAGAAATAGAGTGCTTCAAGTTGAATCATTGGATGTCTTCTGCGACATGGATACCGATGGAGGAGGATGGAca GTTATTCAAAGAAGAGGAAACTACTCGAGGccgaaagattatttttataaaaattggtcCAGCTATAAATCTGGTTTTGGAGATATCGAAAAGGATTTCTGGTTAg ggAATGACAATATATTTGCTTTGACTAACCAAAAGCTGTACTCCGCCCGTTTCGATTTAAAAGATATACGTCATGCTAAGAGGTATGCACTGTATGATAAATTTTGGACTGATGATGAGGCACACAATTACACCCTTCACATTGAAGACTACACTGGAGATGCAG GTGATGCGATGAAAACGCATAACAATATGCAATTTTCAACAAAGGACGTGAAGAATGATTTAAATGGTAAGGACAGTTGCGCTCACATCTTCAGAGGTGGATGGTGGTACAATGCTTGCCACAATGCCAACTTAAACGGGTTGTATCTACCAGGAGAGCATCCCAGTTACGCAGATGGTGTCAGCTGGATAATTTGGAAAGGAGGTCATGAATCACTGGCCTCAGCGGAAATCAAAATCAGATctaagaattttagaaagagAAGAGTTGCGTTTGAGTGCAAtaactga